Within Phycodurus eques isolate BA_2022a chromosome 18, UOR_Pequ_1.1, whole genome shotgun sequence, the genomic segment GTTTACACTTGATTGTTGAGtttcaagttgttgttttggggtttttttttttgggaggggggtcGAGTAGACAGGAAGAAGTTGGTGTCGCCTCACCTCTCGACATGATGCTCGCTAGAATTTAATGAGGCCATTCAGTCATTCAGTGTCAAGCACCTTGGAACACTTTTGAACTCCGCTTTGTGTATTGCGACACACTTTGTTGTCAGTGAAGGTGAATCACTTCCTACGTGCAGCCAGGTTCAAAGCAAGTAGAGACACAGCAAATCCCCATCATTTAGTTGATGTTAACTAGATTAATATTAGGAGCAGCATCGTATAAGCACTTAGTGATTGTTGGAACTCTTTAAAACAAGTGCGCAAGTGCAACCATTCTCAGAGCTAGGGCTAGGGCAGTCATTGCACTTTTTTGGGTGTAAAACAACAACCGCACTGTTTTGACTTCCAGGGCACTTTTGTCTGGCACAGGATGGTAAGTacacacaaaagtaaaaacagcttTAGATGGGACGTAGAAAATGAGACAAATAACTAGATAGATACAATCTCagcataaatgtaaataaatatctcACAACCATTTATATCTTTACAACACAATCTTCATtctcaagattttttttccagacgaGGGTATTGATAAAAAAGTTAAACccatttatttcacaaaaaatatGGTTTTCTTCTTATagcattttaacttttttaccTGATATAATGTCAAAATTGTTAGTCTtataaaattgtgattttattggTGCATAAATACGACCGATGCtgtaaaattgcaattttattgGTGCTTATTGAGTATTaatgcaaaattgttttgtttttttgctgcacaatgacattctcataaaataaaaatgttattgaGGGGTAAGGTAAACTATTATGCGGAAAAACGTCATATTTCCTCCAATGTATAGACTTTTAAAATTGCAATTTCGTTTATAATGAATGATTGtaaaattttgattttattggCGTATAACAATTATTTATAGAATCACGAATTTATAGGTAATATTTCGAACTCGTTTTCGTAAAACTATAATAACTATTCTAATAGTTTTTATTCCCGTTGCCACCAACTCCGAGAAGCCCAAGTTTGGAGCTTGTGTCGGCAGAGAGGAAAACGGTAGTTTCCGACGGTCTTTGGAGGTGACAGGTCCCTTAATGGCTCGGCCCATGGCCCAAGCTGATAAATGTTTTCTCTGCCGATGTGTATTGAAGGGGCTCATTCcattaaaagctttttttttttaaaggagaccCTCGGCCCTCCGGAGCTTCACACCTCCGGAGGGCCGCAGACGTCTGAAGTTGGCGCTTAGCGGGGCTGCTGGACGTCGATGGCCGCCTCGTTCACACTTTTCACCTCACACCTTTGATCCGGGGGGACATTTAACTGCGAGCGGGCCTCTTCCGAGCTCACTTTTTGGGGGAACATAACAAGGGCGAGAAAGCGATGTCGGCCGTCCACGGGGACCTCAACCACTTGCAGATGTTCCACGAAGGAAGCCTCCAGATGAGCAACATGGTCAACCCGGGTAAGGCGTCGCTCACGTCGGCCTTAAAAGCTCCACTTGACTCCCTCAATCGTGAAAGATTTTATCTCTGTTTTGGGACTTTTTGAAGTAAATCatagaaatacacaaatgattttttttctggcaatacTTCGACTTTTTCATcgtaacattttgaaatgtggattttattctcgtaaaaatattttcatacgtcatgattttattcttgtaaaattacaatttattaGTGTATAAGCGACCTTTTTAAAACAAGTTAAGACTATATTTTGGAGGGTCTAATACTGCACCTTGACATTTTCCTCCTAAAAATTATGACTTActttaataaaaataactttttattgacatttgtttATTCTTTTACAGAATAATGATTTCgcgtcaatttttttttttttttttattggtgcaCCGTGTATGATGGCTATTTCCGtaaaatttctatttttattggtGTACAATGCTGTCTACAGTAGTGCGACACAAATAACCCGTTTTTCGAGATTGATTTTTGCTTTGGCTTGCGCGCAATAATTTGAGATGCGAGCACTGTACAGCGGCCGTGAACTCAACACAACTCactaaacaacaacagcagtttGGTAGATggtgaacaattcatcaaaagaGCTAACAAGATGTTTATTGCTACCCAGTTTAAGTTTTCTGTCAAACTCAAcatcaaaataagaaaatataactcttgtgtatttaaaacgacCACATAAATTCAGCGTTGGCTAACAAGTCCGttgagcttaatgctaacaatgcaAAACGTCGTAGACAGGCTAATGAGGAGCATCAGTATCAAGGTGTTGCAAACGGTGGAGTAACATATGTCGACAGATAatataatactcacaggtatatagTCTTTATCCAATCCGAAAACGACTAATATAGTATCTTACTAAGTACTGAGCAACTCAATGTATATATCTGTATTctactgcccccaagtggccaaggcgcgcacaccaTATATTAAGGCACCACTAAACTTATGACTACTATATTATTTCTGATGACTATTCTTGTGAAATTAAGATCTAACACCACACGCATGTCTGCCTTGAATCTCCCCTTCAGATTTCCGTGGCGCAGACATGACAAATTATTTGGGCGCGGCCGCCTCGGTGCCGCGAGTGGACAAATGCGTGACCATACTGACCCACCGGCGGAAGAGGACCAACTTCACCCAGCAGCAGATCGAGGTACTTGAGAAGGTGTACTCGGGCACCAAGTACCCGGATATCTACCTGAGAGAGCGGCTGGAGGCGCTCACTGGCCTGCCCGAGTCCAGAATACAGGTACGTACGTTCAAATATGGTAAGAACGAGTTGCTTCGCTCCTGCTTTTGATCCTTAAGTgcctgaaaatgaaaaaataataagaccTCTGTTCTTCCTCAAATAATGGCCAGCACTCTAACAAACGCCATGTGCAGTATTGTGTACGTCtagtaaaccgaggacccctgtATGCCAAGTTCTGAGATGTTTTTGCCACTTGACTTTCAGGTGTGGTTCCAGAACAGGAGAGCAAAATCCCGTCGGCAAGTGGGCTCCTGCGCATCGACCAAGGCCTCCAACCCACTGCCGTCCTTCAGCCGGCTCCCAATCAGGATGAACCAAGACAAAAGTAAGAATTGGCATAAACTAGCATCATACTCGtaagagatgctgattattaaaatgCGTTCATGTGTGctgattttgacattttggtctTTTCCCAATCAGTTTATGATAACAGCCCCAGCACGGAGGTTCACAGGACGTCTGCTTTCGGACTAGAGGACACCTACAGGAGCCCGGTTGAAGACTCCCACGCGACCAAAGCAGTCGGCGGCCGTTTGCGGCGGTCCTGCCTCTACGAGAAAGACGCGAGCCGAGCGAAGCCCAAGCAGATGCGGCACCGCGAGCCGAGCGTGGACGTCACGTCCAATGACGTCCTGCTCTACCCCTCCGAGGACAGCGCCGGCAGCATGAGCGGCGATCCCAATGTTCTGGTGGAGTACGAAAACTTCCCGCCCAACAAGACCATCGGGCCGGAGATGAAGGTGGTGATCCCGCCCATCCCCGCGCAGAACAACTTCAGCAGGTCGTCGCCCAAAGACGCCGGCGGCCCGTTGCAGTACCCGCTCGCGAGGGCAGCCGGGGACGCTTTCGACGGCTTCTCCCCGATCCACGGCGCAGACGGGCCGGACTTTTCCGATTCAGACTCGGACTGGGAGAGCGAGGCCATGGTTGGATTTGGTGGTTTTATATAAGAGATGGCGATGATCTTCCCCAAATTTTCCGTCGATATGTATGGCCACAACCTCCTCCTAACACTGTACATAAACccccaaaatatgaatttatgatcaaaaagtcacaaaattgCATCCGTTTAATGACCCAGTAAAATGTGTTACATTTGTTAACCTTGCTATACTGTTGTTTGCATAAAAGtatctatttattgtaaaattgtaataaaactCTTTTTTGCGTCATATTCAATCcagtgttttgtttagtttttttgctgaaaaacaaccTTGCACTCTTggcaatatttttaatataaaaaagacaaacacatatACACAGGGCGTGTTCATATTTAGAACAGTTGCAGCAACAATTGCAGAAATGCAAATATCAGGTGTTTTTACCCCAGGACCAAAAGGCGTTTTTAACACTCCCCGTTGAAGAAttctccttttaaaaaaataccataGTCTCTGACTGcacagaaaaaatacaaaaagtcaaCAGTAGAAATAATTTCCGATAATGTACAATTATCTACaactttataaaacatttttttaaccagcGCTAGGAAGAAAGCCTCACTGACTAGAACATGgtttctgaaataaataaatacataacaatTCTACGAATCCCATTTTGGCATGAGAAGCCGATGAACAACATGGAGAATTTTGTAGGCAAAAGACTTTCAATTGTGAACCAATGTTTCCGTACGATAAAACTGGAGGGTGAGAACAATGAAGGTTCCGGGCGTCCTTCCACTGAGCTAATAGCGGTGTACGCGTGCGCTAGCGTTAGTGCGTGCACCTGGCTGTGGAGAGCGAGCCCTCACACCGCGTTGGTGTTGTTGGCCGCGAACGCGTGCAAGTTGCCCAGCTGGCTCAGGCCGCTCTGGATGTGCGCCACGTGGATCTCGACGTTGTTCTGGAAGCAACTTGAAGCGCAGCAGCGCAGAACAAGGTTAGTAACGACaacaaaaatctattaaaaactagggttgcaaaattccagGAATTTCCAAAGTTGATAACTTCCATAGTCGTCAAtggggggggtaaaaaattACCAATAAGGCTAggcttttaactcattcactgccgtggacgtTTATATACGTCAACCAGAATCAAACGATTCACAGTCATCAACAAACAGATTTTTCAACGGGatgagggtctcgcccagcttctCTGCAAAATTCCAGTTTGTAAACTGcagtaatgactaacagatccctgtagatggtggCATTGCAtccactttggatttgagataaGGACAACTTGAGTAGAAAAACCTTAGTGTGTGAATTTTGGCTAGTCAcctcgattatgagggagagaaatgttTAGGCATGTATATtaatgtacatgtatatatttatgtaatGTATGGTAGAAACCGTATGTGTCGCATATTCAAAATACGTTTTGCGATGCGTTCTCATCATGTGTCTCTGTATCTttgtatgtttacattttagtaGTATCATAATGATGCCAATAATTTTGGTTATGAAAATCCCGATATGAAATGTTGATACCGGTTGATACCAGAACAAAATAGTGTGTCGGGTGCTAAAGTTCACACTCCTGTCCCGGCTTTCCATTATCCCCTTTCACACAAAGAACCATGTCGCATGTCCCTGAGTAGCCTAAAAGGGGAAAAGGCAAAGATCAAAGCTACCTGAGGTTGGAGGGATCGATGGATGCTTTGATGTCGTTGAGGGACTCTGTTAGAGATTTGAATTCAAATGAATTCGGGTCTCCTCCGTCTGCCAgacactggaaaaacaaaagcattcaCATTAAGGTCATTTTGTAAGaaaacaaattctgcctagcatcAAGTGGCTACACAAACAAGCGACCCCTAGATAAGACTCCCACCTTGATCTGCAGCAGCAGAGCCGTCAGACGGGAGACGAGGTGTGTGAGGCTGCCGTTGGTCACGCTCTGCAGGTCGTCCTTGGACGAGTCGCTCAGCTGCACCATCTGCTGGGCCTCGTCCTCGCAGTGCCGCCGCAGGTCCGCCGGGTGGTCGGCGGGAAG encodes:
- the mixl1 gene encoding homeobox protein MIXL1, which codes for MSAVHGDLNHLQMFHEGSLQMSNMVNPDFRGADMTNYLGAAASVPRVDKCVTILTHRRKRTNFTQQQIEVLEKVYSGTKYPDIYLRERLEALTGLPESRIQVWFQNRRAKSRRQVGSCASTKASNPLPSFSRLPIRMNQDKIYDNSPSTEVHRTSAFGLEDTYRSPVEDSHATKAVGGRLRRSCLYEKDASRAKPKQMRHREPSVDVTSNDVLLYPSEDSAGSMSGDPNVLVEYENFPPNKTIGPEMKVVIPPIPAQNNFSRSSPKDAGGPLQYPLARAAGDAFDGFSPIHGADGPDFSDSDSDWESEAMVGFGGFI